One genomic window of Devosia salina includes the following:
- a CDS encoding antibiotic biosynthesis monooxygenase gives MTAYNIVRMRVKPGFDDAFIAHHNDMLKSAGDEFKSAGMRRFSLVKTGDRSYCVLGEWDDFDSIVKARPAMIKSLDGMRSMLEDLGDDLGLTDPVSGEVAAEYDVRKH, from the coding sequence ATGACGGCCTATAATATCGTGCGTATGCGGGTGAAACCCGGCTTCGACGACGCGTTTATTGCCCATCACAACGACATGCTGAAATCGGCCGGCGACGAATTCAAATCGGCCGGCATGCGGCGTTTCAGCCTCGTCAAGACGGGCGACCGATCCTACTGCGTGCTGGGCGAGTGGGATGATTTCGACAGCATCGTCAAGGCGCGTCCCGCTATGATCAAGTCACTCGATGGCATGCGGTCCATGCTCGAGGATCTTGGCGACGATCTGGGTTTGACCGATCCCGTTTCGGGCGAAGTCGCCGCCGAGTACGACGTGCGTAAACACTAG
- a CDS encoding MarR family winged helix-turn-helix transcriptional regulator, with protein MPFKSGTELAAMLREAGIDPATAEAVLDIDGLMQKWRRRAMRRELGHRALVDLKVGIDLAQFDVLAAIEGPSLDAGESQGETMIATVAERLNIDPSRASRLVSEMVEQGFAQRAVSQADARRTVIVLTERARAVVGAVQAYKFLIMGDFLSEWDPAELAAFVPLLKRFGSWMDGIDPAMEKHAAEIAALAESIAQQGTQSEPA; from the coding sequence ATGCCTTTCAAGAGCGGAACCGAGCTGGCCGCCATGTTGCGCGAGGCCGGCATCGACCCGGCGACGGCCGAGGCCGTGCTCGATATTGACGGGTTGATGCAGAAATGGCGTCGCCGCGCCATGCGCCGGGAACTGGGTCACCGCGCTCTGGTCGACCTTAAGGTGGGCATCGATCTGGCCCAGTTCGATGTGCTGGCGGCCATCGAAGGGCCGTCCCTGGATGCGGGCGAGAGCCAGGGCGAAACCATGATCGCCACGGTCGCCGAACGGCTCAACATTGATCCTTCCCGCGCCAGCCGACTGGTCAGCGAGATGGTGGAACAGGGCTTTGCGCAGCGCGCCGTCAGCCAGGCCGATGCGAGGCGCACCGTCATCGTGCTCACCGAACGCGCGCGCGCGGTGGTCGGGGCGGTGCAGGCCTACAAGTTCCTCATCATGGGCGACTTTCTCTCAGAGTGGGACCCGGCCGAACTGGCCGCATTCGTGCCCCTGCTCAAGCGCTTCGGCAGTTGGATGGATGGTATCGATCCGGCCATGGAAAAGCATGCCGCGGAGATCGCAGCCTTGGCCGAAAGTATCGCCCAGCAAGGAACGCAGTCCGAGCCGGCCTGA
- a CDS encoding MFS transporter: MTQSRLPVTALLGANMFFSGVTYAATMPYASLVGVDNLGMSPGFFAAVMSTGAICGTFVSLGLGYLSDKLPDRRILVLITALAGILAHGLIYLFPSQLSFAIAMGLIMPLAGACYGQGFGYVRVFYLKHRRARADFMVTSLRTVFTLAWVVVPPLAGWVAAQFSIFDIYLASSLSYAAMAGIFALLMTDQRTAVQVPAPVRAEGASLLSVFELRPGVLAGLAGLIVMVGAMRLLTLTVSLFIVSDLGGTVTDVGFYAGITAAVEAPCMLLLAWLTTRLSKETLLAAAGLVMALFIGLTSVLTSVTALYWLLLLNGLGTAALMSINIPYIQDAIKGRIGLSTSLMDIVAIAANLLGAAGFGLLASGGNYRLALAVAAGLSVIGAAIMALGNLERLGRPKPALA; the protein is encoded by the coding sequence ATGACACAATCACGCCTGCCGGTCACGGCGCTCCTGGGCGCCAACATGTTCTTTTCCGGCGTCACCTATGCCGCCACCATGCCCTATGCCTCGCTGGTCGGCGTGGACAATCTGGGTATGTCGCCAGGATTTTTCGCGGCGGTGATGAGCACGGGCGCCATCTGCGGGACCTTTGTTTCGCTCGGTCTGGGCTATCTCTCCGACAAGCTGCCGGATCGGCGCATCCTGGTTTTGATCACGGCATTGGCCGGCATTCTCGCGCATGGGCTTATCTATCTCTTTCCGTCGCAACTGAGCTTTGCCATTGCCATGGGGCTCATCATGCCGCTGGCCGGCGCCTGCTATGGCCAGGGCTTTGGCTATGTGCGCGTGTTCTATCTCAAGCATCGTCGGGCCAGGGCCGACTTCATGGTCACGAGCCTTCGGACTGTGTTCACGCTGGCCTGGGTCGTCGTGCCGCCACTGGCCGGGTGGGTCGCCGCCCAGTTCAGCATCTTCGACATCTATCTGGCGTCGTCACTCAGCTACGCCGCCATGGCCGGAATCTTCGCCCTGCTGATGACGGATCAGCGGACGGCGGTGCAAGTGCCCGCTCCCGTACGGGCCGAGGGGGCATCGCTGCTGTCCGTGTTCGAGCTCAGGCCCGGGGTACTGGCCGGGCTGGCCGGGCTGATCGTCATGGTCGGCGCCATGCGGCTCCTCACCTTGACCGTCTCGCTCTTCATCGTCAGCGACCTGGGCGGGACGGTGACTGATGTGGGGTTCTATGCCGGCATCACGGCCGCCGTCGAGGCACCCTGCATGCTGCTGCTGGCCTGGCTGACAACGCGGCTGAGCAAGGAAACCCTCTTGGCGGCGGCGGGGCTGGTCATGGCGCTTTTCATCGGGCTTACCAGCGTTCTGACAAGCGTAACGGCGCTCTACTGGCTTTTGCTGCTCAATGGCCTGGGCACGGCGGCACTGATGAGCATCAACATTCCCTATATCCAGGACGCCATAAAGGGCCGCATCGGGCTATCCACTTCGCTGATGGACATTGTGGCCATCGCCGCCAACCTCCTGGGGGCAGCCGGGTTCGGCCTGCTTGCCTCGGGCGGCAACTACCGGCTGGCGCTGGCGGTTGCTGCGGGTCTCTCGGTGATTGGCGCAGCCATCATGGCACTTGGCAATCTGGAACGGCTGGGCCGGCCGAAACCGGCCCTTGCCTGA
- a CDS encoding DEAD/DEAH box helicase, which produces MSLPETIIAPIARALEAKGYDSLTPVQAAVIEPAADGRDLLVSAQTGSGKTVAFGMAIAPTLLGDDLILPAPGAPLALVIAPTRELAMQVRRELDWLCAEMHAQTAAGVGGMDQRTERRALERGAHIVVGTPGRLRDHITRGALDMSALRAVVLDEADEMLDLGFREDLEFILAAAPEDRRTLLFSATVPRPIAELAKTFQNDALRISATSSGEQHADIDYKLMVVPADQRENAVINTLLWFESTNTIVFASTREAVKHLSARLHNRGFDVVTLSGELTQAERTNALQAMRDGRARICVATDVAARGIDLPNLDLVIHAELPMNAETLLHRSGRTGRAGRKGTCVVISPTHRKRVAQSILRAAKIDAQMLAPPTAAEIDARYQEHILTAETLLVPANEDEAPLVAQLLERHNPEVVAAAYLRMQLAARPVPEDINVPVEEDRAPRSREAFAGGSWFKVNLGRKQRAEPRWLLPMICKAGGVTKSAVGSIRIFDTETIFEVAADKVDSFLRNVGTNGTGEKGVHINAVEGPGERPDRPQSKRRPPGPPEKYDPMKARPERADRKERYAKPKADSDFEAMMETPRPPREARPAKSPKPYAAKDKPFPKDKGKPKWAKPAADGAERPARKAKPKDHKKSRASE; this is translated from the coding sequence ATGTCCCTGCCTGAAACCATTATCGCCCCCATTGCCCGCGCCCTAGAGGCCAAAGGCTATGACAGTCTCACCCCGGTGCAGGCCGCCGTGATCGAGCCCGCAGCGGATGGACGCGATCTGCTCGTCTCCGCCCAGACCGGGTCGGGCAAGACCGTCGCCTTCGGCATGGCCATCGCCCCGACATTGCTCGGCGACGACCTGATCCTGCCCGCCCCCGGCGCACCACTGGCCCTCGTTATCGCCCCGACCCGCGAACTGGCCATGCAGGTCCGTCGCGAACTCGACTGGCTCTGTGCCGAAATGCACGCCCAGACGGCGGCCGGCGTCGGCGGCATGGACCAGCGCACTGAGCGCCGGGCGCTGGAGCGCGGCGCCCATATCGTCGTCGGCACGCCCGGGCGCCTGCGCGATCACATCACCCGTGGCGCGCTAGACATGTCGGCCCTCCGCGCTGTCGTCCTAGATGAAGCCGACGAAATGCTCGACCTCGGCTTCCGCGAAGACCTCGAGTTCATCCTCGCCGCGGCCCCCGAGGATCGCCGCACGCTGCTGTTCTCGGCCACCGTGCCGCGTCCCATCGCCGAGCTGGCCAAGACCTTCCAGAACGATGCGCTGCGCATTTCGGCCACCAGCTCGGGCGAGCAGCATGCCGATATCGACTACAAGCTCATGGTTGTGCCCGCCGATCAGCGCGAGAACGCCGTCATCAACACGCTGCTTTGGTTCGAAAGCACCAATACCATCGTCTTCGCCTCGACCCGCGAAGCAGTGAAGCACCTTTCGGCGCGCCTCCATAATCGCGGCTTCGACGTGGTCACCCTCTCGGGCGAACTGACCCAGGCCGAGCGCACCAATGCCCTCCAGGCCATGCGCGACGGCCGCGCCCGCATCTGCGTCGCCACCGACGTCGCCGCCCGCGGCATCGACCTGCCCAATCTCGACCTCGTCATCCATGCCGAACTGCCCATGAATGCCGAGACCCTGCTGCACCGCTCGGGCCGCACCGGACGGGCAGGGCGCAAGGGTACCTGCGTCGTCATTTCGCCCACCCATCGCAAGCGCGTGGCGCAGTCCATCCTGCGCGCCGCCAAGATCGACGCCCAGATGCTGGCGCCGCCGACGGCCGCCGAGATCGACGCGCGCTATCAGGAGCACATCCTGACCGCCGAGACGCTGCTCGTGCCCGCCAATGAGGACGAGGCGCCGCTGGTCGCCCAACTTCTGGAGCGGCACAACCCCGAAGTGGTGGCTGCGGCCTATCTGCGCATGCAACTGGCCGCACGTCCTGTGCCCGAGGACATCAATGTTCCGGTCGAGGAAGATCGCGCGCCGCGCAGCCGCGAGGCCTTCGCCGGCGGCTCCTGGTTCAAGGTCAACCTGGGACGCAAGCAGCGGGCCGAGCCGCGCTGGCTGCTGCCGATGATCTGCAAGGCCGGTGGTGTCACCAAATCGGCCGTCGGTTCGATCCGCATCTTCGACACCGAGACGATCTTCGAAGTTGCGGCCGACAAGGTCGACAGCTTCCTGCGCAATGTCGGCACCAATGGCACCGGCGAAAAGGGTGTGCACATCAATGCCGTCGAGGGTCCCGGCGAGCGCCCGGATCGACCGCAGTCCAAGCGCCGGCCGCCAGGGCCGCCGGAAAAGTACGACCCGATGAAAGCCCGTCCTGAGCGTGCCGACCGCAAGGAACGCTACGCCAAGCCCAAGGCCGATAGTGACTTCGAGGCCATGATGGAGACCCCGCGCCCGCCGCGCGAGGCCCGGCCCGCCAAGAGCCCAAAGCCCTACGCCGCCAAGGACAAGCCCTTCCCCAAGGACAAGGGTAAGCCGAAATGGGCCAAGCCCGCCGCGGATGGTGCCGAGCGCCCCGCCAGGAAGGCGAAGCCCAAGGACCACAAGAAGAGCCGGGCCTCCGAATGA
- a CDS encoding ABC-F family ATP-binding cassette domain-containing protein, protein MLNINNLTYRIQGRVLLEDAALVLPDGVKAGFVGKNGTGKTTLFHLIQGHIGPDAGSIEVNKKARIGAVAQEAPAGDETVLEVVLAADKERAALLAEAETATDPHRIGEIHMRLADIDAHSAEARASSILKGLGFEHDRQNAPTRELSGGWRMRVALAAVLFSQPDLLLLDEPTNYLDLEGTLWLEKYLATYPYTVFLISHDRDLLNKAVNAIVHLEHRKLTFYKGNYDTFEETRRMQMELNNKQREKTLDQIAHLQKFVDRFKAKATKAKQAQARVKMIEKLRPPEAMFDEHAAPFQFQQPKTELPTPMITLDKVSTGYGDKVILRNVTQRIDPDARIALIGVNGNGKSTFAKLLAGDIPVIDGNLKINKKLEIAHFAQHQMDKLKPEQTPLEHVAELMPLDNETKRRSRLAQMGLTTSRMDTKAKNLSGGERARLLMGLITFSGPSMMILDEPTNHLDIDSRDALVYALNDYEGAVLIISHDRHLIEATCDTLWIAENGTIRELDEDLDSYQRNITSNKDGKAGSGSNGNDRKQSRQEAAARRAELAPLKKKIADAENKMKRLRTEIDKIEAQLADPKVYDGPPDRLIALGKDKARFGAELEALEESWLEHSAELEEAERA, encoded by the coding sequence ATGCTCAATATCAATAACCTGACCTATCGCATCCAGGGCCGCGTGCTGCTGGAAGATGCGGCTTTGGTGTTGCCCGACGGGGTCAAGGCCGGGTTCGTGGGCAAGAACGGTACGGGCAAGACCACGCTGTTCCACCTGATCCAGGGCCATATCGGCCCTGACGCAGGCTCCATCGAGGTCAACAAGAAGGCGCGGATCGGCGCGGTGGCGCAGGAAGCGCCGGCGGGCGACGAAACGGTGCTCGAAGTGGTGCTGGCTGCCGACAAGGAGCGCGCGGCGCTGCTGGCCGAAGCCGAGACGGCGACCGACCCGCACCGGATCGGCGAAATTCATATGCGGCTGGCCGATATCGACGCCCATAGCGCCGAGGCGCGGGCATCCTCGATACTCAAGGGCCTCGGCTTCGAACACGACCGGCAGAATGCGCCGACCCGGGAACTCTCGGGCGGCTGGCGCATGCGCGTGGCGCTGGCGGCGGTGCTGTTCAGCCAGCCCGACCTGTTGCTGCTGGACGAACCGACCAACTATCTCGACCTCGAAGGGACCTTGTGGCTGGAGAAATACCTGGCCACCTATCCCTACACAGTGTTCCTCATCAGCCACGACCGCGACCTCCTCAACAAGGCGGTCAATGCCATCGTGCATCTCGAGCATCGCAAACTGACCTTCTACAAGGGCAATTACGACACGTTCGAAGAGACGCGTCGCATGCAGATGGAGCTCAACAACAAGCAGCGCGAGAAGACGCTGGACCAGATCGCGCACTTGCAGAAATTCGTCGACCGCTTCAAGGCCAAGGCGACCAAGGCCAAGCAGGCGCAGGCGCGCGTCAAGATGATCGAGAAGCTGCGCCCGCCCGAGGCGATGTTTGACGAGCATGCCGCGCCGTTCCAGTTCCAGCAGCCCAAGACCGAGCTGCCGACGCCCATGATCACGCTGGACAAGGTGTCGACCGGCTATGGCGACAAGGTGATCCTCAGGAATGTCACCCAGCGCATCGACCCGGATGCGCGCATCGCGCTGATCGGCGTCAACGGCAACGGCAAGTCGACCTTTGCCAAGCTGCTGGCCGGGGACATTCCGGTCATCGACGGCAATCTCAAGATCAACAAGAAGCTCGAGATCGCCCATTTCGCGCAGCACCAGATGGACAAGCTCAAGCCCGAGCAGACGCCGCTGGAGCATGTGGCCGAATTGATGCCGCTCGACAACGAGACCAAGCGCCGGAGCCGGCTGGCGCAGATGGGGCTGACCACCTCGCGCATGGACACCAAGGCGAAGAACCTCTCGGGTGGCGAGCGCGCGCGACTGCTGATGGGGCTCATCACCTTTTCGGGGCCCTCGATGATGATCCTCGACGAACCGACCAACCATCTCGACATCGATAGCCGTGATGCGCTGGTCTATGCGCTCAACGACTATGAGGGCGCAGTGCTGATCATCTCCCATGACCGGCACCTGATCGAAGCGACCTGCGATACGCTCTGGATCGCCGAAAACGGCACGATCCGTGAGCTGGACGAGGACCTCGACAGCTACCAGCGCAACATCACCTCCAACAAGGACGGCAAGGCGGGGAGCGGCTCGAATGGTAATGACCGCAAGCAGTCGCGACAGGAGGCGGCCGCGCGTCGGGCCGAACTGGCTCCGCTCAAGAAGAAGATCGCCGACGCCGAGAACAAGATGAAACGGCTCAGGACCGAGATCGACAAGATCGAGGCGCAGCTTGCTGACCCCAAGGTCTATGACGGCCCGCCAGATCGCCTGATCGCGCTGGGCAAGGACAAGGCCCGCTTCGGCGCCGAGCTGGAGGCGCTCGAAGAGAGCTGGCTGGAGCATTCGGCAGAGCTGGAAGAGGCAGAGCGCGCATGA
- a CDS encoding MDR family MFS transporter, protein MSEPVQPTEAPENPSVALVIGAVAVTLLLASLGQTIVSTALPSIVGQLGGLDHLTWVVIAYLLSSTVVAPIYGKLGDLYGRKIVLQAAIVIFLVGAVLSAMASSMTFLIFARAIQGLGGGGLMVVAMTVVADIIPPRQRGKVQGLFGAVFGVATVVGPLLGGFIVEHMSWQWIFLINLPLGVLALAVIAVALKPRGERVKHSIDYPGFVLLSGGLTAFVLATSLGGNTWGWFSVQIIGLIVGALVMLGAFLWTEARAAEPVLPLALFRNNTFAVTSAVGFLVGMAMFGSITFLPMFLQLAKGVSPTDSALQLVPMMVGLIGASMSSGFIMTRTGRYKVLPQVSTFGLTIGLLLLATMQLDTPSWQIALYMFLVGAGIGPVNSVSVTATQNAVPRSVVGAATAGTTLFRQIGGSIGVSIFGAIFSSGLASRLGDVMPTGGGTGSFSAQAVSALPEPVRNLVLEAFASALHPVFFTAAAAALLAFGLTFLLEERPLSSTLRKEPEAEIDAEEQTTAAMVGAPVTAGR, encoded by the coding sequence ATGTCCGAACCTGTTCAACCGACCGAAGCGCCGGAGAACCCCTCCGTCGCGCTGGTCATCGGCGCCGTTGCGGTAACCCTGCTGTTGGCCTCGCTGGGCCAGACCATCGTATCGACGGCGCTGCCCTCCATCGTCGGCCAGCTTGGCGGCCTTGATCACCTGACCTGGGTCGTCATTGCCTATCTGCTCAGCTCCACCGTGGTCGCGCCCATCTATGGCAAGCTCGGCGACCTCTACGGCCGCAAGATCGTGCTGCAGGCTGCCATAGTCATCTTCCTGGTCGGCGCCGTGCTGTCGGCCATGGCCAGTTCCATGACTTTCCTGATTTTCGCACGGGCCATTCAGGGCCTGGGCGGGGGTGGTCTCATGGTCGTGGCGATGACCGTGGTGGCCGACATCATCCCCCCGCGCCAGCGCGGCAAGGTGCAGGGCCTGTTCGGCGCGGTCTTTGGCGTTGCTACGGTGGTCGGCCCGCTCCTCGGCGGCTTCATTGTCGAGCACATGTCCTGGCAGTGGATTTTCCTCATCAACCTGCCGCTGGGCGTACTGGCGCTCGCAGTCATCGCGGTGGCGCTCAAGCCACGTGGCGAGCGGGTCAAGCACAGCATCGACTATCCCGGCTTCGTGCTGCTATCGGGCGGATTGACCGCCTTCGTCCTTGCCACCTCGCTCGGTGGCAATACCTGGGGCTGGTTTTCCGTACAGATCATCGGTCTCATCGTCGGTGCGCTGGTCATGCTTGGGGCCTTCCTCTGGACCGAGGCCCGGGCTGCCGAGCCCGTGCTGCCGCTCGCCCTGTTCCGCAACAACACCTTCGCGGTCACCAGCGCCGTGGGTTTCCTCGTCGGCATGGCCATGTTCGGCTCCATCACTTTCCTGCCCATGTTTCTGCAGCTCGCCAAGGGCGTCTCGCCTACCGATTCTGCGCTGCAGCTGGTGCCGATGATGGTGGGTCTGATCGGCGCCTCGATGTCCTCCGGCTTCATCATGACTCGCACCGGCCGCTACAAGGTCCTGCCGCAGGTCTCAACCTTCGGCCTCACGATCGGCCTCTTGCTGCTCGCCACCATGCAGCTCGATACCCCGTCCTGGCAGATCGCGCTCTACATGTTCCTGGTGGGCGCAGGCATCGGCCCGGTCAACAGCGTCAGCGTCACGGCCACCCAGAACGCGGTGCCGCGCAGCGTGGTGGGTGCGGCGACCGCAGGAACGACTTTGTTCCGTCAGATCGGTGGCTCCATAGGCGTCTCCATTTTCGGCGCCATCTTCTCGAGCGGTCTCGCGTCGCGGCTTGGCGATGTCATGCCCACGGGTGGCGGAACCGGCAGCTTCAGCGCCCAGGCTGTATCGGCGCTGCCCGAGCCCGTTCGCAACCTCGTGCTCGAGGCATTCGCCAGCGCCCTCCACCCGGTGTTCTTCACTGCCGCCGCTGCGGCCTTGCTGGCCTTCGGCCTCACCTTCCTGCTCGAGGAACGACCGCTGTCCTCCACGCTGCGCAAGGAGCCTGAAGCCGAGATCGACGCGGAGGAACAGACCACGGCGGCCATGGTTGGCGCACCCGTCACAGCCGGTCGCTGA
- the ndk gene encoding nucleoside-diphosphate kinase, with translation MAIERTFSIIKPDAVRRNLIGKIVAKFEENGLRPVAMKKIHMTRAQAEGFYAVHKERPFFGELVEQMIASPVVVQVLEGENAILKNREIMGATNPANAAEGTIRKEFALSVGENSVHGSDAPETAAQEIKFFFSDDEIVG, from the coding sequence ATGGCGATCGAACGCACCTTCTCCATCATCAAGCCCGATGCCGTCCGCCGCAACCTGATCGGCAAGATCGTCGCCAAGTTCGAAGAGAACGGCCTGCGCCCCGTTGCCATGAAGAAGATCCACATGACCCGCGCCCAGGCCGAAGGCTTCTACGCGGTTCACAAGGAGCGCCCCTTCTTTGGTGAACTGGTCGAGCAGATGATCGCCTCGCCGGTCGTCGTGCAGGTCCTGGAAGGCGAAAACGCCATCCTCAAGAACCGCGAGATCATGGGCGCCACCAACCCGGCCAACGCCGCCGAAGGCACCATCCGCAAGGAATTCGCCCTCTCCGTCGGCGAGAACTCCGTCCACGGTTCGGACGCCCCCGAAACCGCCGCCCAGGAAATCAAGTTCTTCTTCAGCGACGACGAGATCGTCGGGTAA